One window of the Herbiconiux sp. L3-i23 genome contains the following:
- the pyrR gene encoding bifunctional pyr operon transcriptional regulator/uracil phosphoribosyltransferase PyrR, whose protein sequence is MVARTVLHQADITRALTRIAHEILEAAKGPDDLVLLGIPTRGVELADRLGAMLTDFAGVAVPVGSLDVTMYRDDLDRQPMRGSSPTLIPEAGIDGKTVVLVDDVLYSGRTIRAALDALADVGRPAVVRLAVLVDRGHRELPIRPDFVGKNLPSAASERVNVRLLSTDGEADSVSIGEGSAA, encoded by the coding sequence ATGGTGGCGCGTACCGTGCTGCACCAGGCCGACATCACGCGGGCGTTGACCCGTATCGCTCACGAGATCCTCGAGGCGGCCAAAGGCCCCGACGACCTCGTCCTCCTCGGCATCCCGACGCGCGGCGTCGAACTCGCCGACCGTCTCGGCGCGATGCTCACCGACTTCGCGGGCGTCGCCGTTCCGGTGGGGTCGCTCGACGTCACCATGTACCGTGACGATCTCGACCGGCAGCCCATGCGCGGCTCGTCGCCGACCCTGATCCCCGAAGCCGGCATCGACGGCAAGACCGTCGTCCTCGTCGACGACGTGCTCTACTCCGGGCGCACGATCCGCGCCGCCCTCGACGCCCTCGCCGACGTCGGCCGCCCCGCGGTGGTGCGCCTCGCCGTCCTCGTCGACCGAGGGCACCGCGAGCTGCCGATCCGTCCGGACTTCGTCGGCAAGAACCTGCCATCGGCGGCCAGCGAGCGCGTGAACGTCCGACTCCTCTCCACCGACGGCGAGGCCGACTCCGTGAGCATCGGAGAAGGGAGCGCCGCGTGA
- the nusB gene encoding transcription antitermination factor NusB, which yields MSARSKARKRALDMLYAADVRQTPVSEVLEAEAKRAASEPQREASWLYAREIVDGVGDHATEIDELISSNAQGWTLARMPAVDRALLRIGVWELVYNDEIPAAVAIDEAVEAAKELSTDDSGGFVHGVLAAVARSRTA from the coding sequence GTGAGCGCCCGATCGAAGGCGCGCAAGCGCGCGCTGGACATGCTGTACGCGGCGGATGTCCGTCAGACTCCGGTGTCCGAGGTCCTCGAGGCCGAGGCGAAGCGGGCGGCGAGCGAGCCGCAGCGCGAGGCGAGCTGGCTGTACGCCCGCGAGATCGTCGACGGGGTCGGCGACCACGCCACCGAGATCGACGAGCTCATCTCGTCGAACGCGCAGGGCTGGACGCTGGCCCGGATGCCCGCCGTCGACCGCGCGCTGCTGCGCATCGGCGTCTGGGAGCTCGTCTACAACGACGAGATCCCCGCCGCCGTCGCGATCGACGAGGCCGTCGAGGCGGCCAAGGAGCTGAGCACCGACGACTCGGGCGGATTCGTGCACGGCGTGCTCGCGGCGGTCGCCCGCTCGCGCACCGCCTGA
- a CDS encoding DoxX family membrane protein: MYTSTLPRPADVVEHPRPTPHVEPVRRGLLATAVATAQGAEQATLRLLRRFAAPALRIALGVVYLWFGALKIIGESPIADLVASMVPFLPADAVVVSLGVVEVIFGALLLIGRLVPWVCAAIVGHLLTTFLVAVVFPAVVFVDGNPLLVTMEGEFIAKNLVLIGAAMAVAAFSRSSRRSTR; the protein is encoded by the coding sequence ATGTACACCTCGACCCTCCCCCGCCCCGCCGACGTCGTCGAACACCCTCGTCCGACTCCCCATGTCGAACCCGTGCGACGCGGGCTGCTCGCCACCGCGGTCGCCACCGCGCAGGGCGCCGAACAGGCGACGCTGCGCCTGCTCCGCCGCTTCGCGGCACCCGCCCTGCGCATCGCCCTCGGCGTCGTCTACCTCTGGTTCGGCGCGCTGAAGATCATCGGCGAGAGCCCCATCGCCGACCTCGTCGCCTCGATGGTGCCCTTCCTCCCCGCCGACGCCGTCGTCGTCTCCCTCGGGGTCGTCGAGGTGATCTTCGGAGCGCTGCTGTTGATCGGCAGGCTGGTGCCGTGGGTGTGCGCCGCGATCGTCGGCCACCTGCTCACGACCTTCCTCGTCGCGGTGGTGTTCCCCGCCGTCGTCTTCGTGGACGGCAACCCGCTGCTGGTCACCATGGAGGGCGAGTTCATCGCCAAGAACCTCGTGCTGATCGGCGCGGCCATGGCGGTCGCCGCCTTCTCCCGCTCGAGCCGCCGCTCAACGCGGTGA
- the carA gene encoding glutamine-hydrolyzing carbamoyl-phosphate synthase small subunit: MTTRESAVLVLEDGRRFRGRAYGATGRALGEAVFATGMTGYQETLTDPSYAGQIVMQTAPHIGNTGVNDEDPESKRIWVAGYIVRDPSRVVSNFRANRSLDDDLVAQGVVGISGIDTRALTRHLRDRGAMRAGIFSGTEAALGEDEQLAVVREAPEMTGLSLSSEVSTDEAYTVPATTERIGSVAILDLGIKAATIHALAERGFDVHVVPESISVDDLYALEPSAVFYSNGPGDPEASEHHVGLLQQVLRRGTPFFGICFGNQLLGRALGFGTYKLPFGHRGINQPVLDKRTGRVEITAHNHGFAVDAPLDGPVDTPAGFGRAEVSHIGLNDQVVEGIACLDIPAFSVQYHPEAAAGPHDSSYLFDRFRDMVLAARDGVDAAIAVEAAPAREDVGADPLEGARKAGTLPDTTTDIAGEHA, from the coding sequence GTGACAACTCGTGAATCGGCCGTGCTCGTGCTCGAAGACGGGCGGCGCTTCCGCGGTCGCGCCTACGGCGCCACCGGCCGCGCCCTCGGCGAGGCCGTCTTCGCGACCGGCATGACCGGATACCAGGAGACCCTGACCGACCCGTCGTATGCGGGCCAGATCGTTATGCAGACCGCGCCGCACATCGGCAACACCGGGGTGAACGACGAAGACCCCGAGTCGAAGCGCATCTGGGTCGCAGGCTACATCGTGCGCGACCCCTCTCGCGTCGTGTCCAACTTCCGCGCGAACCGCAGCCTCGACGACGACCTCGTCGCGCAGGGCGTCGTCGGCATCAGCGGCATCGACACCCGTGCGCTCACCCGTCACCTGCGCGACCGCGGCGCGATGCGCGCCGGGATCTTCTCGGGCACCGAGGCGGCGTTGGGGGAGGACGAGCAGCTCGCGGTGGTGCGCGAGGCGCCCGAGATGACCGGGCTCAGCCTCTCGTCGGAGGTCTCGACCGACGAGGCGTACACCGTGCCGGCCACGACCGAGCGCATCGGATCCGTCGCGATCCTCGACCTCGGCATCAAGGCGGCGACCATCCACGCCCTCGCCGAGCGGGGCTTCGACGTCCATGTCGTTCCCGAGTCGATCTCGGTCGACGACCTCTATGCGCTCGAGCCCAGCGCGGTCTTCTACTCGAACGGTCCCGGCGACCCTGAAGCCTCCGAGCACCACGTCGGGCTGCTGCAGCAGGTGCTGCGCCGCGGCACCCCGTTCTTCGGCATCTGCTTCGGCAACCAGCTGCTCGGGCGCGCGCTCGGCTTCGGCACCTACAAGCTGCCCTTCGGTCACCGCGGCATCAACCAGCCGGTGCTCGACAAGCGCACCGGACGCGTCGAGATCACCGCCCACAACCACGGCTTCGCGGTCGACGCCCCCCTCGACGGACCCGTCGACACCCCGGCCGGATTCGGTCGCGCCGAGGTGAGCCACATCGGCCTCAACGACCAAGTCGTCGAAGGCATCGCCTGCCTCGACATCCCTGCCTTCTCGGTGCAGTACCACCCGGAGGCCGCCGCCGGCCCGCACGACTCGTCGTACCTCTTCGACCGCTTCCGCGACATGGTGCTCGCCGCGCGCGATGGCGTCGACGCCGCGATCGCCGTCGAGGCGGCACCCGCCCGTGAAGACGTCGGCGCCGACCCCCTCGAGGGCGCCCGCAAGGCCGGCACCCTTCCCGACACCACCACCGACATCGCAGGAGAGCACGCCTGA
- a CDS encoding dihydroorotase translates to MSELHLLKGVTLSDGSRTDVLLRDGVVAETGAVSAAGARVTDADGLLALPGLVDLHTHLREPGGEGAETVLTGSRAAAAGGFTAVNAMANTSPVADTASVVEQVQALGEAAGYVTVRPIGAVSKGLAGEHLADIGGMARSRARVRVFSDDGMCVADALLMRRALEYIKTFDGVLAQHAQEPRLTIGAQLNEGPVSAELGLAGWPAVAEEAIIARDVLLAGHTGARLHVCHVSTAGSVEVLRWAKSRGFRVTAEVTPHHLLLTDRLAEGYDARYKVNPPLRSDEDVAAVRAGLADGTIDIVATDHAPHGADAKRCEWNDAANGMVGLESALSVVQETMVETGMLGWKDVERVLSVAPARIGDVAGHGVPIAVGAPAEITLYDPSTRHDFDVDDLAGKSRNSPYLGRSLPGTVVATFHSGRQTVRDGAVVDLEVEVQGA, encoded by the coding sequence ATGAGCGAGCTCCACCTGCTGAAGGGCGTCACGCTCTCCGACGGCTCCCGCACCGACGTGCTGCTGCGCGACGGCGTCGTGGCCGAGACCGGTGCCGTCAGCGCCGCCGGGGCGCGCGTCACCGACGCCGACGGCCTCCTGGCGCTGCCCGGCCTCGTCGACCTGCACACGCACCTCCGCGAGCCGGGAGGCGAAGGCGCCGAGACGGTGCTCACCGGGTCGCGGGCGGCGGCCGCCGGCGGGTTCACCGCGGTGAACGCGATGGCCAACACGAGCCCTGTCGCCGACACGGCGAGCGTCGTCGAACAGGTGCAGGCGCTCGGCGAGGCCGCCGGTTACGTGACCGTGCGTCCGATCGGCGCCGTGAGCAAGGGGCTCGCGGGCGAGCACCTCGCCGACATCGGCGGCATGGCTCGCTCCCGCGCCCGGGTCCGGGTCTTCAGCGACGACGGCATGTGCGTCGCCGACGCGCTGCTCATGCGCCGTGCGCTCGAATACATCAAGACCTTCGACGGCGTCCTCGCCCAGCACGCGCAGGAGCCGAGGCTCACGATCGGCGCGCAGCTCAACGAAGGGCCGGTCAGCGCCGAGCTCGGCCTCGCGGGATGGCCCGCCGTGGCGGAGGAGGCGATCATCGCGCGCGACGTGCTCCTCGCCGGTCACACCGGTGCGCGCCTGCACGTCTGCCACGTGTCGACCGCCGGCAGTGTCGAGGTGCTCCGCTGGGCGAAGAGCCGCGGCTTCCGGGTGACGGCCGAGGTCACCCCGCACCACCTGCTGCTCACCGACCGGCTCGCCGAGGGCTACGACGCCCGCTACAAGGTGAACCCGCCGCTGCGCTCCGACGAGGACGTCGCGGCGGTGCGGGCAGGACTCGCCGACGGCACGATCGACATCGTCGCGACCGACCACGCCCCGCACGGCGCCGACGCGAAGCGCTGCGAGTGGAACGACGCCGCGAACGGCATGGTGGGGCTCGAGTCGGCGCTGTCCGTGGTGCAGGAGACGATGGTCGAAACCGGAATGCTCGGCTGGAAGGACGTCGAACGCGTGCTCTCCGTCGCCCCTGCCCGGATCGGCGACGTCGCAGGACACGGTGTGCCCATCGCGGTAGGCGCCCCCGCCGAGATCACCCTCTACGACCCGTCGACGCGGCACGACTTCGACGTCGACGACCTCGCGGGGAAGAGTCGTAACTCTCCCTATCTCGGCCGTTCGCTGCCGGGCACGGTGGTCGCGACCTTCCATTCCGGCAGGCAGACCGTCCGCGACGGCGCCGTCGTCGACCTCGAAGTGGAGGTGCAGGGTGCCTGA
- a CDS encoding choice-of-anchor I family protein, which produces MRLPRPLLPLGAAAAACTVALLAPFSASAAIVAAPIVYSADDAALSLAPMGSFDSGEFGESAAEIVEYYPAAKRLFVVNALQGAAQVLSLANPAAPTDEALITVGGIVDTDGVAIPVGASVNSVSVRADGLVALAVQSDVKTDAGWVVFLDGDSLSALGAIRVGALPDMVTFTPDGTHVLVAGEGEPSDDYTIDPLGTIGIIATPAGKTLPAGPATVADFTAFEGALPPGVRVFGPNVEADFYEARNLEPEYIAVSADSSTAWATLQEANALATIDIATGTITEITALGTKDWSDPAIAGLDPSNDDSGIAIANWPVFGLYQPDAIASYSAGTGDYLVTANEGDAREWGNYAEDERVADVALCPGFPNWTTADGTVLTPAELQDDANLGRLNISTASGFNAADGCFEELYSHGARSFSIWDANGALVFDSGSDFEEITAAAVPDFFNATNDENNFDNRSDDKGPEPEGVAVGEVDGRTYAFIGFERVGGVAVYDITDPAAPSFTTYVNNRDFSIDDVEADLALTGDLGPEGLAFIPAVESPTGAPLLAVGNEVSGTTTLFGITALTSGGGTTPVVDGPVETLPDTGFDGDLAGAVAGLVVLAGAAAFVGARRSAARV; this is translated from the coding sequence GTGCGTCTTCCCAGACCTCTCCTGCCCTTGGGCGCCGCCGCAGCGGCGTGCACCGTCGCGCTTCTCGCGCCGTTCTCCGCATCGGCGGCCATCGTGGCCGCTCCGATCGTGTACTCGGCCGACGACGCCGCGCTCTCGCTCGCGCCCATGGGGTCGTTCGACTCCGGCGAGTTCGGTGAGAGCGCCGCCGAGATCGTCGAGTACTACCCCGCAGCGAAGCGGCTGTTCGTCGTCAACGCCCTGCAGGGAGCGGCTCAGGTGCTCTCCCTCGCGAACCCGGCCGCTCCCACCGACGAGGCGCTGATCACGGTGGGCGGCATCGTCGACACCGACGGCGTCGCGATCCCCGTCGGCGCGTCGGTGAACTCGGTCTCGGTCCGCGCCGATGGCCTCGTCGCCCTCGCGGTGCAATCCGACGTGAAGACCGACGCGGGCTGGGTCGTCTTCCTCGACGGCGACTCGCTGTCCGCGCTCGGCGCGATCCGGGTCGGAGCACTGCCCGACATGGTGACCTTCACTCCCGACGGCACCCACGTCCTGGTCGCCGGCGAAGGCGAGCCGTCCGACGACTACACGATCGATCCGCTCGGCACCATCGGCATCATCGCGACCCCGGCGGGCAAGACGCTTCCCGCGGGACCGGCCACGGTCGCCGACTTCACCGCGTTCGAAGGCGCCCTTCCCCCGGGCGTGCGCGTCTTCGGCCCGAACGTCGAGGCCGACTTCTACGAGGCACGCAATCTCGAGCCCGAGTACATCGCCGTGTCGGCCGACTCGTCGACCGCCTGGGCGACGCTGCAGGAGGCGAACGCTCTGGCGACCATCGACATCGCCACGGGGACGATCACCGAGATCACCGCCCTCGGCACCAAGGATTGGTCCGACCCGGCCATCGCGGGTCTCGACCCGTCGAACGACGACAGCGGCATCGCAATCGCGAACTGGCCCGTGTTCGGCCTGTACCAGCCCGACGCGATCGCCTCCTACTCCGCCGGAACCGGCGACTACCTGGTCACGGCGAACGAGGGCGACGCCCGCGAGTGGGGGAACTACGCCGAGGATGAGCGCGTCGCGGACGTCGCGCTCTGCCCGGGCTTCCCGAATTGGACCACCGCCGACGGCACGGTCCTGACCCCCGCCGAACTGCAGGACGACGCCAACCTGGGTCGACTGAACATCTCCACCGCGAGCGGCTTCAACGCGGCCGACGGATGCTTCGAGGAGCTCTACTCGCACGGCGCCCGGTCGTTCAGCATCTGGGACGCGAACGGCGCCCTCGTGTTCGACTCGGGCAGCGACTTCGAGGAGATCACCGCGGCGGCCGTGCCGGACTTCTTCAACGCGACCAACGACGAGAACAACTTCGACAATCGCAGCGACGACAAGGGTCCTGAGCCCGAGGGCGTGGCGGTCGGTGAGGTCGACGGCCGCACCTATGCCTTCATCGGCTTCGAGCGCGTCGGCGGCGTCGCGGTCTACGACATCACCGACCCGGCTGCCCCGTCGTTCACGACCTATGTCAACAACCGCGACTTCTCCATCGACGACGTCGAGGCCGACCTCGCGCTCACCGGCGACCTCGGGCCCGAGGGACTCGCCTTCATCCCCGCCGTCGAGTCGCCCACGGGAGCCCCACTGCTCGCGGTCGGCAACGAGGTGTCGGGCACGACCACGCTGTTCGGCATCACCGCGCTGACGAGCGGCGGCGGGACGACTCCCGTGGTCGATGGACCGGTCGAGACGCTGCCGGACACCGGCTTCGACGGTGATCTCGCCGGCGCCGTCGCGGGCCTCGTCGTCCTGGCGGGAGCCGCGGCCTTCGTCGGCGCACGGAGAAGCGCCGCACGCGTCTGA
- the aroQ gene encoding type II 3-dehydroquinate dehydratase has protein sequence MTRVLVLNGPNLGRLGTREPDVYGTLTLEDIRTRLVEDAAGRAEIELRQTDDEATLIGWLHEAVDTASPVVLNPAAFTHYSYALRDAVSIVTSAGLPLVEVHLSNPHAREEFRHTSVISGVATGVIAGLGVDSYRLALEAVLRRA, from the coding sequence GTGACGCGTGTGCTCGTACTCAACGGACCCAACCTCGGCCGACTCGGCACGCGGGAACCCGACGTGTACGGCACCTTGACCCTCGAAGACATCCGCACTCGACTCGTCGAGGACGCCGCCGGGCGGGCCGAGATCGAGTTGCGCCAGACCGACGACGAGGCGACGCTGATCGGCTGGCTGCACGAGGCGGTCGACACCGCGTCCCCCGTCGTCCTCAACCCGGCCGCGTTCACCCACTACTCCTACGCTCTGCGCGACGCGGTCTCGATCGTCACGAGCGCGGGCCTTCCGCTCGTCGAGGTGCACCTGTCGAACCCGCACGCGCGGGAGGAGTTCCGGCACACCAGCGTCATCTCCGGCGTTGCGACCGGGGTGATCGCGGGGCTCGGCGTCGATTCGTACCGCCTCGCCCTCGAAGCCGTCCTGCGTCGCGCCTGA
- a CDS encoding aspartate carbamoyltransferase catalytic subunit, whose product MKHLLSTRDLGRDDAVRILDITEDMAATGQREVKKLPTLRGKTVVNLFFEDSTRTRISFEAAAKRLSADVISFAAKGSSVSKGESLQDTAQTLEAIGADVIVIRHQASGAPALLARSGWIEASVLNAGDGTHEHPTQALLDAFTLRRRIHGDASRGRGLDGVRVLIVGDILHSRVARSNLWLLTTLGAEVTLVGPPTLMPFGIDDWPAAVRYDLDDAIAEVRPDAVMMLRVQRERMNAAFFPSEREYAGLWGLTAARFAALPDACVVMHPGPMNRGFEIASVAADSPRSTVLEQVTAGVSTRMAALYLTATGGAA is encoded by the coding sequence GTGAAGCACCTGCTCTCGACCCGCGACCTCGGCCGCGACGACGCCGTCCGCATCCTCGACATCACCGAGGACATGGCGGCCACGGGGCAGCGCGAGGTCAAGAAGCTGCCCACCCTGCGCGGCAAGACCGTCGTGAACCTGTTCTTCGAGGACTCCACCCGCACCCGCATCTCCTTCGAGGCGGCGGCGAAGCGGCTCTCGGCCGATGTCATCAGCTTCGCCGCCAAGGGCTCGTCCGTGTCGAAGGGCGAATCGCTGCAGGACACCGCGCAGACCCTCGAGGCGATCGGCGCCGACGTCATCGTCATCCGGCACCAGGCCTCCGGCGCGCCCGCGCTGCTCGCGCGATCGGGATGGATCGAGGCCAGCGTCCTGAACGCGGGCGACGGCACCCACGAGCACCCCACGCAGGCGCTCCTCGACGCGTTCACCCTGCGTCGGCGCATCCACGGCGACGCCAGCCGCGGCCGCGGCCTCGACGGGGTGCGCGTGCTCATCGTCGGCGACATCCTGCATTCGCGCGTCGCCCGCTCGAACCTGTGGCTGCTCACCACGCTCGGCGCCGAGGTGACACTCGTTGGTCCGCCCACCCTGATGCCGTTCGGCATCGACGACTGGCCGGCCGCCGTGCGCTACGACCTCGACGACGCGATCGCCGAGGTGCGGCCCGACGCCGTCATGATGCTGCGCGTCCAGCGCGAGCGGATGAACGCCGCCTTCTTCCCGAGCGAACGCGAGTACGCGGGGCTCTGGGGCCTCACCGCCGCCCGGTTCGCCGCGCTGCCCGACGCCTGCGTCGTCATGCATCCCGGCCCCATGAACCGGGGGTTCGAGATCGCCTCGGTCGCCGCGGACTCGCCGCGCTCCACCGTGCTCGAACAGGTCACCGCGGGTGTATCGACCCGCATGGCCGCCCTCTACCTCACCGCGACCGGAGGTGCCGCATGA
- the efp gene encoding elongation factor P, with translation MASTADIKNGVVLNIDGQLWNVIEFQHVKPGKGGAFVRTKLKNVVTGKVVDKTYNAGAKIDIENVDRRDFQYLYRDGDGFVFMDTSDYDQITIPSETVGDAANFLLENQTVTVATNNGNPLYIDLPASVVLEITYTEPGLQGDRSNAGTKPATVETGYEMQVPLFVGIGTKVKVDTRTGDYLGRVND, from the coding sequence GTGGCCTCTACCGCTGACATCAAGAACGGCGTCGTGCTCAACATCGACGGCCAGCTCTGGAACGTGATCGAGTTCCAGCACGTCAAGCCCGGCAAGGGCGGCGCGTTCGTGCGCACCAAGCTGAAGAACGTCGTCACCGGCAAGGTCGTCGACAAGACCTACAACGCGGGCGCGAAGATCGACATCGAGAACGTCGACCGCCGCGACTTCCAGTACCTGTACCGCGACGGCGACGGCTTCGTGTTCATGGACACGAGCGACTACGACCAGATCACCATCCCGTCCGAGACGGTCGGCGACGCGGCGAACTTCCTGCTCGAGAACCAGACGGTGACCGTGGCCACGAACAACGGCAACCCGCTGTACATCGACCTTCCCGCCTCCGTCGTGCTCGAGATCACGTACACCGAGCCGGGCCTGCAGGGCGACCGCTCCAACGCGGGCACCAAGCCCGCCACGGTCGAGACCGGGTACGAGATGCAGGTGCCGCTGTTCGTCGGCATCGGCACCAAGGTCAAGGTGGACACCCGCACGGGCGACTACCTCGGCCGCGTCAACGACTGA
- the deoC gene encoding deoxyribose-phosphate aldolase produces the protein MTNAPHLTAAQLARYIDHTLLKPEATAADVAALVAEGVRLGTYSVCVSPSMLPLAVPEGSDLKVAAVTGFPSGKHLSQVKASEAALAVSAGADEIDMVIDVGAAKEGRFGDVRSDIEAVRAAVPAPTVLKVIIESAALTDEEIVAVCEAAVAAGADFVKTSTGFHPTGGASVHAVELMAKTVAGRAKVKASGGIRTREDALAMIAAGADRLGVSASAAVLGEAPQTSGPAGY, from the coding sequence ATGACCAACGCCCCCCATCTCACCGCCGCGCAGCTCGCCCGCTACATCGATCACACCCTCCTGAAGCCCGAGGCGACCGCGGCCGACGTCGCGGCGCTGGTCGCCGAGGGCGTGCGTCTCGGCACCTACTCGGTGTGCGTGTCGCCCAGCATGCTGCCGCTCGCCGTGCCCGAAGGCTCCGATCTGAAGGTCGCCGCGGTCACCGGCTTCCCGAGCGGCAAGCACCTCTCGCAGGTGAAGGCGAGCGAGGCCGCGCTCGCCGTCTCGGCCGGGGCCGACGAGATCGACATGGTGATCGACGTGGGCGCGGCGAAGGAGGGTCGCTTCGGCGACGTCCGCAGCGACATCGAGGCCGTGCGCGCCGCGGTGCCCGCACCGACGGTGCTGAAGGTCATCATCGAGTCGGCGGCGCTGACCGACGAGGAGATCGTCGCCGTCTGCGAGGCCGCGGTGGCCGCCGGGGCCGACTTCGTGAAGACCTCCACCGGATTCCACCCGACGGGCGGCGCCAGCGTGCACGCGGTCGAACTGATGGCGAAGACCGTCGCGGGACGCGCCAAGGTGAAGGCGTCGGGCGGCATCCGCACCCGCGAGGACGCCCTCGCGATGATCGCGGCGGGCGCCGACCGCCTCGGCGTCTCGGCATCCGCGGCCGTGCTCGGCGAAGCCCCCCAGACCTCGGGGCCCGCCGGCTACTGA